GGGTGTGGTCCCAGAGATGGCGGAAGGGGGCAAGTCCCGCATCAGTTTGGACTTAAAGCCCGAGTTCACCAATAGTTTTCAGGGTGGCCCATGGCGGCCTGATTATGACCTTGCTGGATTTTGCAATGGCTGCAGCTGCTCGTAGCTCGTTTAACCATCCTTTGGGAGTCATCACTATTGATATGACCACCAGATTTTTGCGTACTAGCGTTGGAAAAATCGTCGTAGAAGGCAGGGTGCTGAAGGCTGGCAAGTCTATTAATTACTGCGAAGCCGTTGTTTTAAGTGAGTCCGGCGAGATGACCGCTAAATCCAGCGGCACATTTATGTTGAGAAAGTAATAAGTGTGATTATTGATAATAATTATTATCAATATTAATTCGGCTCAATTGATTTATCCTCAACAAATAAGGGTCATTATTCTTATTAATAGATATTGATGAATAATCCGATTTATATAATGTGAGTTAATAGTTTTAATAAAACTATTCCACATAACCTATTATTCGGAGAAAAATACATGCCTTCTTATAAAGAGCTATTAGCCCAACGTGAGCAGCTGGACAAACAGATTAAAGAGGCGATAGCGCTTGAAAAGGCTGATGGCATTGCTAAGGCAAAGCTCATTATTGAGCAATACGGCTTGTCAGCCTCAGACTTATTTAGTCGCAAGGCAGGCAAGAGCGTTGGTGGCAAAGTAGCGCCAAAGTACCGCAATTCATCCACAGGCGAGACATGGACGGGTCGCGGCAAGGCTCCTAAGTGGATTGATGGCAAGGATCGCAGTGCTTATCTGATCTAATTTATCTAAGTCCTTGAATTAAATAAGGATATTTAAAAGGCCGCTATCAGCGGCCTTTTTTCTTTTCAGCATTTTCTAGCTTTAAATACACTTCCTGGCTAATGCCTCTAAGAAGAGCGCTTCTAGCAATTCATGACGATTGCCATCCGCCCAAACCCCATTTGATTCAGCTGTGGTGGCTGGATAAACAATGATGAGGGGGTTTAGCTCAATAAGGCCATTCTCAAGCTCTTCTTTTATGCACTCTGTTAAAAAAAAGGGGGGGCGGCTGCCATGATTCTCGTCTGCCAGGGCAACAACCCCTGGGTGAAGCTTGATAAAACCTTCATCTACTAGAATAGGAATCCTCTGCGTGTCCTTGTTGTTACTCAAATAATGGATTAAATGGACTTGCTCAACTGGGGGTATCAAGGCATCCAAAAAGATAAGGTTGGGAGCCAATGAAACCGCCTTCATCAGACCCTCTAGACTGTCCACAGCAACCTCCATATCCACTTTTAGCTGCCAATCGGCAATGGATTCTAGTAATTCTTGGCCATTTTCACTGCGCCTAAATATCCCCACTGCAATACAGTTTTGAGTAGTTTTCTGGCGCATTGCGCGTTTTCTTCTTTGTAGCTGTTGATCTGGCGAGCTGGCCAATATCCGCCTGTGGCCGCCTCGAGTCTTCCAGGCAATTAATTCACCTAACTCCACCATTTTCTGGACGGTTCGGTTCCAAGCGAGACCTGCAATACCTTGGCGCTCTGTCTGGTGCTGAGATATTCCATTTCTGGGGTAATTGATTTCATATTTCCCTTAACCTTAATTTCATTAATTCAATTGAAGATTTAGAGAATAAAAATCAAATCACGGCAAATCTGTCGGTAATCCTTGAAAGCGGGGTAGGAAAATTCTTATTCAATTGCGTTTCTAGGGAAATACCCCCAAAACCCTTTAAATCAGGGAAAGCCCTTTATCTGTCAATGGTCAATCGTGTTAAATTACTGTCGTAGTACCAGTATTTGCACAGAGCAATTCGTGAGACGGTACAGCCGTTAAGCGGATGGTTATACCCACAGTTTTTATTCGGGAAACCCGATGAAAGGTGAGCATCATGATGCAGGATCAAAGAGATAACTCCTATCTCTTCGGCGGAAACGCCCCCTACGTAGAGGAACTCTACGAATCCTACTTGCACGATCCAGCTTCCGTAGCTGATCATTGGCGAGATTATTTCGATAACGTGAAACAGGTTCCAGCGGTTGACGGTTCATCTCGAACTGATATTGCTCACGGACCGATTGTTGCTTCATTTGCTGAGCGCGCTAAGCAAGGTCCTATCAGAACGATTTCTGATTCGGCTGACTCAGAGATGGGCCGCAAACGCGTTGCTGTTCAGCAGTTAATTGCCGCGTATCGTAACGTTGGCAATCGCTGGGCAAACTTAGATCCATTAAAGCGGACAGAGCGCCAGGACATTCCTGAATTAGATCCCGCTTTCTATGGCTTTACAGATGGCGATATGGATATCGTCTTCAATACAAGTAATACATTCTTCGGCAAAAACGAAATGTCTTTGCGCGATTTGCTTCAAGCATTGCGCGAAACCTACTGCGGCACGATTGGTGTCGAGTTCATGTTTATTGCCGACCAGAAGATTAAGAAGTGGTGGCAAGAGAAGTTAGAGTCCATTCGCTCAACCCCACAATTTAATGTGGATGAGAAGCGTCAAATCTTGGACCGCGTTACCGCTGCTGAAGGTCTAGAGCGTTACCTCCAGGCTAAATATGTTGGTCAAAAGCGTTTCTCTCTCGAGGGTGGTGAAAGCTTCATCGCCTGTATGGACGAGCTGATTCGTGACTCTGGCAACAAAGGTATTCAAGAGATCGTTATTGGTATGGCCCACCGTGGTCGTCTCAATGTATTAGTAAACACTTTGGGCAAGATGCCTAAAGACTTGTTTGCTGAGTTTGAGCATAAGGGTCCGGAAACATTGCCAGCCGGTGACGTTAAATATCACCAAGGTTTCTCAAGCGATATTTCTACTCCTGGCGGCCCTGTTCACTTGTCATTGGCATTTAACCCATCCCATTTAGAAATCGTGAACCCAGTAGTTGAAGGTTCTGCACGCGCTCGTATGGAGCGTCGTGGCGATATGTTGGGTGAGCAGGTCATGCCAGTTTTGGTTCACGGTGATGCTGCGATTGCAGGTCAGGGCGTGATGCAAGAAACATTGGCAATGTCTGAAGTTCGTGGCTATTCCACGGGCGGCACAATGCACATTGTGATTAATAACCAAATTGGTTTCACAACATCTGATCCACGCGATTTACGTTCAAGCTTGTATTGCACGGACACCATGAAGATTGTGGATGCTCCGGTATTGCATGTGAACGGCGATGATCCAGAAGCTGTTGTATTGGCAACGAAGTTGGCTGTTGAGTTCCGCATGAAGTTCCATAAGGACGTTGCGGTTGACATCATCTGCTTCCGTAAATTGGGCCACAACGAGCAAGATACACCTGCAATGACTCAGCCGTTGATGTACAAGATCATTGCTGCGCATCCTGGCACACGTAAGCTCTACGCAGACAAGTTAGAGACTCAAGGTGTATTGCCAGCTGGTACTGGCGACTTAATGGTTAAAGAGTACCGTGCTGCGATGGATGAAGGTAAGCAAACCTCTGATCCAGTATTGAGCAACTTTAAAGGTAAGTTTGCAGTAGATTGGTCACCATTCTTGAATAAGAAGTGGACCGATGAAGCGGATACAGCGATTCCATTAACTGAGTGGAAGCGTTTGGCTAAAAAGATCTCAACCATTCCTGAAGGCTTCAAAGCCCATCCATTAGTTGCCAAGGTCTACAACGACCGTGCTGCTATGGGTCGCGGTGAGGCCAATGTTGACTGGGGTATGGGTGAGCACATGGCTTTCGCATCCTTAGTTGCAAGTGGCTACCCAGTACGCTTATCTGGTGAAGATAGCGGACGCGGTACCTTTACTCACCGTCACGCGGTATTGCATGAGCAAAATCGTGAGAAGTGGGACACCGGTACTTACATTGCGCTTCAGCACGTTACTAAGGATCAAGCACCGTTTGTGGTGATTGACTCGATTCTTTCTGAAGAGGCTGTACTTGGTTTTGAATACGGCTATGCCGCAGCTGAACCAAACACCTTAACCATTTGGGAAGCCCAGTTTGGCGACTTCGCAAACGGTGCGCAAGTGGTTATTGACCAGTTCATCGCTTCCGGTGAAGTGAAGTGGGGTCGTGCAAACGGCTTGGTCATGATGTTGCCGCACGGTTACGAAGGTCAAGGTCCAGAGCATTCTTCCGCACGTCTTGAGCGCTTTATGCAGTTGTGTGCTAATACCAATATGCAGGTGATTCAGCCAACTACAGCAGCGCAAATCTTCCACGTGTTGCGTCGTCAAATGATTCGTCAGTTCCGCAAGCCGCTGATCTTGATGACACCAAAATCATTGCTGCGTAATAAAGAAGCTGCATCACCGTTATCTGAATTTACAAAAGGTGGTTTCCAAACTGTAATCGGTGAGCGCGATGATTCTATCGATGCTAAACAGGTCACCCGTTTGGTCATGTGTTCTGGCAAGGTCTATTACGACTTGGTTAAACAGCGTGCCGAGAAGAAGATTGGCGATGTAGCCATCATTCGCTTGGAGCAGCTCTATCCATTCCCGCATAAAGCATTGACTGCTGAGATGAAGAAGTATCATAAGTTGGAAGACGTGGTGTGGTGTCAGGATGAGCCACAAAACCAGGGTGCTTGGTTCTTTGTACAGCACAACATCTTGGAAAACATGTCTGATGGCATGAAGTTGGGTTATGCGGGCCGTCCTGCATCAGCTTCACCAGCTTGTGGTTATGCACATCTCCATCAAGAGCAGCAGAAGTCTTTATTGAATGCGGCATTTGCCAAATTAAAAGGTTACGTGATCACGAAATAATCGTCTTCATAACTCAACAAACACACATACATATAAACAGGATTAATCATGGCTATTTTCGAAGTTAAAGTTCCACAACTCTCTGAGTCAGTTGCTGAAGCAACTTTGTTGCAATGGAAAAAGAAAGTTGGTGACGCTGTAGGTCAAGACGAGATCTTGATCGAAATCGAAACAGATAAAGTGGTTCTCGAAGTTCCAGCGCCATCCGCCGGCGTTCTCACAGAAATCGTTGTTGCTGA
Above is a window of Polynucleobacter necessarius DNA encoding:
- a CDS encoding PaaI family thioesterase; the encoded protein is MTLLDFAMAAAARSSFNHPLGVITIDMTTRFLRTSVGKIVVEGRVLKAGKSINYCEAVVLSESGEMTAKSSGTFMLRK
- a CDS encoding 2-oxoglutarate dehydrogenase E1 component, translating into MMQDQRDNSYLFGGNAPYVEELYESYLHDPASVADHWRDYFDNVKQVPAVDGSSRTDIAHGPIVASFAERAKQGPIRTISDSADSEMGRKRVAVQQLIAAYRNVGNRWANLDPLKRTERQDIPELDPAFYGFTDGDMDIVFNTSNTFFGKNEMSLRDLLQALRETYCGTIGVEFMFIADQKIKKWWQEKLESIRSTPQFNVDEKRQILDRVTAAEGLERYLQAKYVGQKRFSLEGGESFIACMDELIRDSGNKGIQEIVIGMAHRGRLNVLVNTLGKMPKDLFAEFEHKGPETLPAGDVKYHQGFSSDISTPGGPVHLSLAFNPSHLEIVNPVVEGSARARMERRGDMLGEQVMPVLVHGDAAIAGQGVMQETLAMSEVRGYSTGGTMHIVINNQIGFTTSDPRDLRSSLYCTDTMKIVDAPVLHVNGDDPEAVVLATKLAVEFRMKFHKDVAVDIICFRKLGHNEQDTPAMTQPLMYKIIAAHPGTRKLYADKLETQGVLPAGTGDLMVKEYRAAMDEGKQTSDPVLSNFKGKFAVDWSPFLNKKWTDEADTAIPLTEWKRLAKKISTIPEGFKAHPLVAKVYNDRAAMGRGEANVDWGMGEHMAFASLVASGYPVRLSGEDSGRGTFTHRHAVLHEQNREKWDTGTYIALQHVTKDQAPFVVIDSILSEEAVLGFEYGYAAAEPNTLTIWEAQFGDFANGAQVVIDQFIASGEVKWGRANGLVMMLPHGYEGQGPEHSSARLERFMQLCANTNMQVIQPTTAAQIFHVLRRQMIRQFRKPLILMTPKSLLRNKEAASPLSEFTKGGFQTVIGERDDSIDAKQVTRLVMCSGKVYYDLVKQRAEKKIGDVAIIRLEQLYPFPHKALTAEMKKYHKLEDVVWCQDEPQNQGAWFFVQHNILENMSDGMKLGYAGRPASASPACGYAHLHQEQQKSLLNAAFAKLKGYVITK
- a CDS encoding H-NS family nucleoid-associated regulatory protein is translated as MPSYKELLAQREQLDKQIKEAIALEKADGIAKAKLIIEQYGLSASDLFSRKAGKSVGGKVAPKYRNSSTGETWTGRGKAPKWIDGKDRSAYLI
- a CDS encoding DNA-binding protein, with amino-acid sequence MRQKTTQNCIAVGIFRRSENGQELLESIADWQLKVDMEVAVDSLEGLMKAVSLAPNLIFLDALIPPVEQVHLIHYLSNNKDTQRIPILVDEGFIKLHPGVVALADENHGSRPPFFLTECIKEELENGLIELNPLIIVYPATTAESNGVWADGNRHELLEALFLEALARKCI